The following are from one region of the Nostoc cf. commune SO-36 genome:
- a CDS encoding DsbA family protein: MVELPARAYYAACGTGKEHLLDAAFFRATYIDLLDVNDESVIRKVANDAGLNGDRILELIHGEAAKLAAVAALAEYEQFGCPGVPTWVVGGERFWGKDRVDWVVEKVKQLSY; this comes from the coding sequence TTGGTCGAACTTCCCGCGAGAGCCTATTACGCAGCTTGTGGAACTGGGAAGGAGCATCTGCTTGATGCCGCGTTCTTTCGAGCGACGTATATCGACCTTCTTGATGTTAACGATGAGTCTGTGATTAGGAAAGTTGCAAATGATGCTGGGTTGAATGGCGATCGCATTCTTGAATTAATCCACGGCGAAGCAGCAAAACTTGCAGCAGTGGCAGCCTTAGCTGAATACGAGCAGTTTGGCTGTCCCGGAGTCCCGACTTGGGTAGTGGGAGGCGAGAGATTTTGGGGAAAAGATCGCGTTGATTGGGTTGTTGAAAAGGTAAAGCAATTATCTTATTAA
- a CDS encoding TrkA C-terminal domain-containing protein — translation MALGLISVKILSNSCYCGKALTSLSLPESCIVLGIFRNNQVILASAEPIIWYGDYILAIAFNSASVPMLNFVLNKKHPVHYLPKECFIKNSTI, via the coding sequence ATGGCATTAGGTTTAATAAGTGTAAAAATTCTGAGCAACAGCTGCTATTGTGGCAAAGCTTTAACTAGCTTATCGTTGCCAGAAAGTTGCATAGTTCTCGGCATTTTTAGAAATAATCAAGTTATCCTAGCAAGTGCTGAACCCATAATTTGGTATGGAGATTATATACTAGCTATTGCTTTCAATTCAGCCTCAGTTCCCATGCTCAATTTTGTTCTTAACAAAAAGCATCCAGTTCACTATTTACCCAAAGAGTGTTTCATTAAAAATTCGACAATATAA
- the kdpB gene encoding potassium-transporting ATPase subunit KdpB, whose product MTPSTKLRQERKHTTKAKSAGLYKRAFQQAFVKLHPRNMLKNPVMFVVWLGTIITALVTIAPNLFGPTPGDNPRLFNGLITLILFLTVVFANFAEAVAEGRGKAQADALRSAKSDAKAKKLLADGSTQEVSSTALRRGDQIKVIAGDIIPADGEVIKGIASVDESAITGESAPVLKEPGSDIASSVTGGTRINSDELIIRVTSDPGESFLDRMISLVEGASRSKTPNEIALTVLLAVLTQVFLVVIATLPTVSVYVNSPISIAVLIALLVALIPTTIGGLLSAIGIAGMDRVAQFNVIATSGRAVEACGDINTLILDKTGTITLGNRLAEEFIPVNGHSMEKVAKVALESSIFDETPEGKSIVKLAEKLGARLDFDPKQAEGIEFSAKTRMSGTDLPNEVQIRKGAVDAIKGFVRSRNGKLTPELDTTFERISRLGGTPLALCKNDEIFGVIYLKDIIKPGIRERFDQMRRMGIKTIMLTGDNRITASVIAEEAGVDDFIAEATPEDKIEVIRTEQAQGKLVAMTGDGTNDAPALAQANVGVAMNTGTQAAKEAANMVDLDSDPTKLIDIVTIGKQLLITRGALTTFSLANDIAKYFAILPAIFAGIGVGTLNIMDLASTQSAVLSALIYNALVIPALIPLALAGVKFRPLTADQLLQRNIFIYGLGGVVIPFIAIKIIDLLIVSIGLA is encoded by the coding sequence ATGACACCATCTACAAAACTGCGACAAGAACGCAAACATACAACCAAAGCCAAATCAGCCGGACTTTACAAACGTGCATTTCAGCAAGCATTTGTCAAGCTGCATCCGCGCAATATGCTGAAAAATCCAGTGATGTTTGTAGTTTGGTTGGGTACGATCATCACAGCACTGGTAACAATTGCACCAAACTTATTTGGCCCAACACCTGGTGACAATCCCAGATTATTCAATGGTTTAATTACCCTGATTCTGTTCTTAACCGTTGTCTTTGCCAACTTTGCTGAAGCTGTAGCTGAAGGACGAGGCAAAGCTCAAGCAGATGCCTTGCGATCGGCAAAATCCGATGCTAAAGCCAAAAAACTCCTTGCTGATGGTTCCACCCAAGAGGTTAGTTCTACAGCCTTACGTCGTGGCGACCAAATCAAGGTAATTGCTGGAGATATTATCCCTGCTGACGGGGAAGTGATTAAAGGCATTGCCTCTGTAGATGAATCTGCTATTACAGGAGAATCAGCACCAGTATTGAAAGAACCAGGGTCAGATATTGCTAGTTCCGTAACTGGAGGAACGCGTATCAACTCTGATGAACTGATAATTCGGGTCACTTCTGACCCTGGAGAAAGCTTTCTTGACCGCATGATTAGTTTAGTAGAAGGAGCTTCTCGCAGCAAAACACCCAATGAAATCGCCTTGACGGTTTTGTTGGCAGTTCTTACCCAGGTGTTCTTGGTTGTGATTGCCACTTTACCTACAGTGTCAGTCTACGTCAACTCACCTATTAGTATTGCCGTACTCATAGCCTTACTTGTGGCACTGATTCCTACCACTATTGGTGGATTACTAAGTGCTATTGGGATTGCTGGGATGGATAGAGTTGCCCAGTTTAATGTAATTGCGACTTCTGGACGGGCGGTTGAAGCCTGCGGGGATATCAACACCTTGATATTGGACAAAACAGGTACGATTACTTTGGGAAACCGTTTGGCAGAGGAATTTATTCCCGTTAACGGTCATTCTATGGAGAAGGTAGCAAAGGTTGCTCTAGAATCAAGCATATTTGATGAAACTCCAGAAGGAAAATCTATTGTCAAACTGGCGGAAAAATTAGGGGCAAGATTAGATTTTGACCCCAAACAAGCAGAAGGTATTGAATTTTCTGCCAAAACGCGGATGAGTGGCACTGATTTACCCAACGAGGTGCAAATTCGTAAAGGTGCAGTGGACGCGATTAAAGGATTTGTGCGATCGCGTAATGGAAAATTAACCCCTGAACTTGATACCACTTTTGAACGAATTTCTCGATTAGGTGGTACTCCATTAGCACTTTGTAAAAATGATGAAATCTTTGGTGTAATTTATCTCAAAGACATCATTAAACCGGGTATTCGAGAACGTTTTGATCAAATGCGGCGAATGGGAATTAAAACCATTATGCTGACCGGAGATAACCGTATTACTGCATCTGTGATTGCCGAAGAAGCAGGAGTTGATGACTTTATTGCCGAGGCTACACCTGAAGACAAAATTGAGGTGATTCGGACAGAACAAGCCCAAGGAAAACTCGTAGCCATGACTGGGGATGGTACTAATGATGCCCCAGCTTTAGCTCAAGCAAATGTAGGTGTGGCAATGAATACAGGTACTCAAGCGGCAAAAGAAGCTGCTAATATGGTAGACCTTGATTCTGATCCTACTAAGTTAATTGATATCGTCACGATTGGTAAACAATTACTGATTACCCGTGGCGCACTCACCACTTTTTCTCTTGCTAACGATATTGCCAAGTATTTTGCCATTCTTCCGGCAATATTTGCGGGTATTGGTGTTGGCACTCTCAATATTATGGATTTGGCAAGTACCCAATCTGCGGTTTTATCAGCTTTGATTTATAACGCCTTAGTGATTCCAGCGCTTATTCCATTAGCACTGGCTGGGGTTAAATTTCGACCATTAACCGCAGATCAACTTTTGCAACGCAATATCTTTATCTATGGACTTGGTGGTGTTGTGATTCCTTTCATTGCCATCAAAATAATCGATCTTTTGATTGTGTCCATAGGTCTAGCTTAG
- a CDS encoding sensor protein KdpD: protein MIHSHNPSPDSSYIRPHRRGKHKIFIGMAPGVGKTYKMLEEAHQLKQDGIDVVIGIVETHGRKDTAMKAAGIEVVSQKACIHQNVTLQEMDTDAILQRSPQLVLVDELAHTNVPGSQREKRYQNVEVILSAGIDVYSTVNIQHLESLNDLVARITGVVVRERIPDYLLDEADAVVVIDVTPETLEERLREGKIYAPEKIEQSLKNFFQRRNLIALRELALREVADTVEEEANTSSLVGQTCNVHERVLVCVSTYPDSVQLLRRGARIANYMNARLYTVFVARPKRFLTKEESLHIDTCEKLCREFGGEFLHFKSQNIANKIAQVAVDYHITQIIIGESQQSSWKRWLKGSFTQRLMELIRHQKIDLHIIATEK, encoded by the coding sequence ATGATTCATTCTCATAACCCATCTCCCGATAGTTCTTATATTCGTCCTCACCGACGTGGGAAACATAAGATTTTTATTGGTATGGCTCCCGGTGTCGGCAAAACTTACAAAATGCTAGAAGAAGCACATCAACTCAAACAAGATGGAATTGATGTAGTCATCGGTATCGTAGAAACTCATGGGCGCAAAGATACGGCAATGAAAGCTGCTGGAATAGAGGTAGTTTCCCAAAAAGCCTGCATCCATCAGAACGTCACTTTACAGGAAATGGATACAGACGCAATTTTGCAACGCTCTCCCCAATTGGTTCTAGTGGATGAACTTGCTCATACTAACGTTCCTGGTTCTCAACGAGAAAAGCGCTATCAGAACGTGGAAGTAATTTTGTCTGCTGGAATTGATGTTTACTCCACTGTCAATATTCAGCATTTGGAAAGCTTAAACGACTTAGTGGCAAGAATTACAGGTGTGGTGGTGCGAGAGCGCATTCCTGATTATCTACTTGATGAAGCTGATGCTGTGGTTGTCATTGATGTTACTCCAGAAACTCTAGAAGAGCGCTTACGAGAAGGGAAAATTTATGCTCCTGAAAAAATCGAGCAATCCCTGAAAAACTTCTTTCAGCGTCGTAATCTCATTGCTTTAAGGGAACTAGCATTAAGAGAAGTAGCAGATACTGTTGAAGAAGAAGCAAACACTTCCAGCTTAGTAGGACAAACTTGCAATGTTCACGAACGAGTTTTAGTATGTGTATCTACTTATCCTGATTCAGTGCAGTTGCTACGTCGAGGCGCACGCATTGCCAATTATATGAATGCACGACTATATACTGTGTTCGTAGCACGTCCCAAACGTTTCCTCACCAAAGAAGAGAGTTTGCATATCGATACATGCGAAAAATTATGTCGAGAGTTTGGTGGCGAGTTTTTACACTTCAAGAGCCAAAATATCGCCAATAAAATTGCTCAAGTTGCAGTAGATTATCACATTACTCAAATTATCATTGGTGAGAGCCAGCAGTCTTCATGGAAAAGATGGCTCAAAGGTTCTTTCACACAAAGATTGATGGAGTTAATTAGGCATCAAAAAATAGATTTACATATTATTGCTACCGAGAAATGA
- a CDS encoding response regulator transcription factor, producing the protein MRLQQETGLEIIAEAEDGETAIELINQKSFDVVLLDVGLPGIGGIEACRQIKQQNPQLPVLVLTSHSQKSLIARLIEAGAQGYCLKGVAAEKLVLALRSVAAGASWWDETATKEIRSTFASDPGEPNSENISKLSNPLTQREQEILSLLAAGKTNQEIALALYITPGTVRVHVHAILQKLEVRDRTQAVVVALQKSLIR; encoded by the coding sequence GTGCGATTGCAACAAGAAACTGGCTTAGAGATTATTGCTGAGGCCGAAGATGGAGAAACAGCTATTGAGTTAATTAACCAAAAATCTTTCGATGTAGTGCTACTAGATGTGGGATTGCCAGGAATTGGCGGAATAGAAGCCTGTCGCCAAATTAAGCAGCAAAATCCTCAGTTACCAGTTTTAGTTTTGACTTCCCATTCCCAAAAGTCTCTAATTGCCCGATTAATTGAAGCAGGCGCTCAAGGCTACTGCCTCAAAGGAGTGGCAGCAGAAAAATTAGTGCTGGCACTTCGTTCTGTCGCTGCTGGGGCATCTTGGTGGGATGAAACTGCAACCAAAGAAATTCGTTCTACTTTTGCATCTGATCCTGGCGAACCTAACTCAGAAAATATCTCAAAACTTTCCAACCCCCTAACCCAACGCGAACAAGAAATTTTATCACTGCTGGCAGCTGGAAAAACTAATCAAGAAATTGCTTTGGCACTCTACATCACACCTGGGACTGTGAGGGTTCATGTTCATGCGATTTTGCAAAAATTAGAAGTGCGCGATCGCACTCAAGCTGTTGTTGTTGCTCTACAAAAAAGTTTAATAAGATAA
- a CDS encoding PAS domain-containing sensor histidine kinase gives MGKVARMLIATPFTTAQSWWRRTFSAPTADKIATLYKDWRNRFLWQRLRLWLWLALICLLSFTLRDIYGLFFPFHELQKLPDVIRTQRLVINIAMLLSVLVWFALHKTKLGRHRPDLLFLGSSWSISLGSQLFATLTGFALPDTIGWSLLFLSQAVLMPVCWILHLLTQASVLIYYFGVNTALGLKTPIPDHPEIYNITFILYIFWFCIICNIGVYLYDRLQRSEFYARQEVESAYQKLKVAEAKYRSIFENAVEGIFQSSPDGRYITANPALARIYGYSLVEEVTVNFTDIEQLYVDPNRRAEFVRLMEKYGSISEFESQIYRRDGSIVWISEKAYAVRDEQGKLLYYEGLIEDITQRKQTEEELRIFFHAVSHDLRNPVLGTLMVLKNLLARSEENIAVSRSILERMIQSSDRQLNLINSLMEAHVSELQGIALQRQPVQLLTVVQAAIADLEPLLAQNQAKLTNLVSADLPLVDADPTQLWRVFSNLIVNALKHNPPGLLLIINAIRKDDNIYCTVSDNGVGISPEQSARLFDLYFRGASIRNSVSLGLGLYLCKQIINAHGGEIGVNSSLDAGATFWFTLDISRN, from the coding sequence ATGGGCAAAGTTGCTCGAATGCTAATAGCTACTCCATTTACAACAGCACAAAGCTGGTGGAGAAGAACCTTTTCTGCACCAACAGCAGACAAAATCGCTACTCTTTACAAAGATTGGCGTAACCGTTTTTTGTGGCAGAGATTGCGTTTATGGTTATGGCTGGCGCTGATCTGTCTGTTGTCTTTTACTTTACGAGACATTTACGGCTTATTTTTCCCTTTTCATGAGTTGCAGAAGCTGCCAGACGTAATTAGAACTCAACGCCTTGTAATTAATATTGCAATGCTTTTGAGTGTACTAGTCTGGTTTGCCTTGCATAAAACCAAATTAGGTCGTCATCGTCCAGATTTATTATTTTTAGGGTCTTCTTGGTCAATTAGTTTAGGATCGCAGTTGTTTGCAACTCTTACAGGTTTCGCACTACCCGATACCATCGGTTGGTCGCTGCTGTTCTTGAGTCAAGCTGTGTTGATGCCCGTCTGCTGGATTCTTCACTTACTGACTCAAGCGAGTGTACTGATTTATTATTTTGGTGTGAATACGGCACTCGGACTAAAAACACCAATCCCCGATCACCCAGAAATATATAATATAACGTTCATTTTATACATTTTTTGGTTTTGTATTATATGTAATATCGGTGTTTATCTATACGATCGCCTGCAACGTTCTGAGTTTTACGCCCGTCAAGAAGTGGAATCTGCGTATCAAAAACTCAAGGTTGCCGAAGCGAAATATCGTAGCATTTTTGAAAACGCCGTTGAAGGAATTTTTCAAAGCAGTCCCGATGGACGTTACATTACAGCAAATCCGGCATTAGCACGTATTTATGGTTACTCCTTGGTAGAGGAGGTGACAGTAAATTTCACTGATATTGAGCAACTGTACGTTGATCCGAACCGCCGCGCAGAATTTGTGCGTCTGATGGAAAAGTATGGCAGTATTTCGGAGTTTGAATCTCAAATTTATCGCCGAGACGGGAGTATTGTCTGGATTTCGGAAAAAGCTTATGCAGTGCGTGATGAACAAGGAAAACTACTTTATTACGAAGGTCTAATTGAAGACATTACCCAGCGCAAGCAAACTGAAGAAGAATTACGAATATTTTTCCATGCAGTTTCCCACGACTTACGCAACCCAGTGCTGGGTACTTTAATGGTGCTGAAGAATTTGCTTGCCCGTTCAGAGGAAAATATTGCGGTTTCCCGCTCAATTTTAGAGCGGATGATTCAAAGTAGCGATCGCCAACTTAATTTAATTAATTCATTGATGGAAGCTCATGTCAGCGAATTGCAAGGTATTGCTTTACAACGTCAGCCAGTACAATTACTGACAGTTGTCCAAGCGGCGATCGCTGATTTAGAGCCATTGCTAGCACAAAATCAGGCCAAGCTGACAAATCTGGTATCCGCAGATTTACCATTGGTGGATGCTGATCCTACCCAACTATGGCGAGTTTTTTCTAACTTAATTGTTAACGCTTTGAAACATAATCCCCCTGGATTGCTGTTGATCATCAACGCTATCCGTAAGGATGACAACATTTATTGTACTGTTAGTGATAACGGCGTGGGAATTAGTCCAGAACAAAGCGCTCGGCTTTTTGACCTTTACTTTCGGGGTGCAAGTATTCGCAATTCTGTAAGTTTAGGATTGGGGTTGTACCTATGTAAGCAAATCATCAATGCTCACGGTGGTGAAATTGGTGTGAATAGTTCATTGGATGCAGGGGCAACCTTCTGGTTTACATTAGACATCTCCAGAAATTAA
- the kdpA gene encoding potassium-transporting ATPase subunit KdpA has translation MLQGWIQIALTLLIVIATTPLLGKYIARVFMGEKTLLDALMNPLEKAIYAFSGIRPQEEMTGWQYAKAVLYSNLVMGILVYLILMLQGWLPLNPTNLGAPSWDLALHTAISFVTNTNQQHYSGETTYTYASQTFALGFLMFTSAATGLAVGIAFIRGLTGRPLGNFYSDLVKSITRILLPISVIGGLLLILAGVPETLAGPATATTLEGATQVIARGPVAHFEIIKQLGENGGGFFGINSAHPFENPNGFTNLLEMWAMISIPTALIYTYGIFANNRKQAWLVFWMVFVIFVFLIGVAAVGEFQGNPLVNSILREQQPNLEGKEVRFGWAQTALWAVITTATMCGAVNGMHDSLMPPGGFATLFNMFLQIIWGGQGTGTAYLFVYLILAVFLTGLMVGRTPEFLGRKIEKSEIVLASVVLLVHPFAILIPWAITFGFPDTLSGISNPGFHGVSQVVYEYASAAANNGSGFEGLNDNTLWWNLSTSVSILAGRYIAIIALLLLADSMSRKQPVPMTTGTLRTDTGLFTGVTSGVILILGALTFLPALVLGPIAEAFLIARGG, from the coding sequence ATGTTACAAGGATGGATACAAATTGCTTTGACATTACTGATAGTCATAGCAACTACTCCCTTACTGGGAAAATATATAGCTCGTGTTTTCATGGGAGAAAAAACACTCCTTGATGCGCTAATGAATCCCCTAGAAAAAGCTATTTATGCCTTTAGTGGTATACGTCCCCAAGAAGAAATGACAGGTTGGCAATATGCCAAAGCTGTACTGTATAGCAATCTCGTCATGGGGATTTTAGTTTATTTAATCTTGATGCTGCAAGGATGGTTGCCGCTAAATCCTACAAATTTAGGTGCGCCAAGTTGGGATTTAGCACTACATACTGCTATTTCTTTTGTCACTAACACCAATCAACAGCATTATTCTGGTGAAACAACTTATACCTATGCCAGTCAAACTTTCGCCCTTGGGTTCTTGATGTTTACTTCAGCGGCGACTGGTTTAGCAGTAGGAATTGCCTTTATTCGTGGTTTAACTGGTAGACCATTAGGCAACTTTTACAGCGATTTGGTTAAGTCAATCACGCGAATTTTGTTACCCATATCTGTGATTGGTGGCTTGTTATTAATCTTAGCGGGTGTGCCAGAAACTTTGGCAGGCCCAGCCACAGCAACCACCTTAGAAGGTGCAACTCAAGTAATTGCCCGTGGCCCGGTTGCCCACTTTGAAATTATTAAACAATTAGGAGAAAACGGTGGTGGCTTCTTTGGGATAAACTCAGCCCATCCTTTTGAAAATCCCAACGGCTTTACGAACTTATTAGAAATGTGGGCAATGATTTCTATTCCCACAGCCCTGATTTACACTTACGGCATATTTGCTAATAACCGTAAACAAGCATGGCTAGTGTTTTGGATGGTCTTCGTCATCTTTGTCTTTTTAATAGGTGTTGCCGCAGTAGGCGAATTTCAAGGAAATCCCCTTGTTAACTCAATATTAAGAGAACAGCAACCCAACTTAGAAGGCAAAGAAGTACGATTTGGATGGGCACAAACAGCACTTTGGGCAGTCATTACCACAGCAACTATGTGTGGTGCTGTTAATGGTATGCACGATTCCTTAATGCCTCCAGGTGGATTTGCGACTCTCTTTAATATGTTTTTGCAAATTATTTGGGGAGGTCAAGGAACTGGCACAGCTTACCTATTTGTCTATCTAATTTTGGCGGTGTTCCTGACTGGGTTAATGGTGGGACGGACACCAGAATTTTTAGGACGCAAAATCGAGAAATCAGAAATTGTCCTAGCCAGCGTTGTCTTATTAGTTCACCCCTTTGCTATTCTCATTCCTTGGGCTATTACCTTCGGTTTTCCCGATACCCTTTCAGGTATTAGTAACCCAGGTTTTCATGGTGTTTCCCAGGTAGTTTACGAATACGCTTCCGCCGCAGCGAATAACGGTTCTGGCTTTGAAGGATTAAACGATAACACTCTGTGGTGGAACCTCAGCACCAGTGTCAGTATTTTGGCAGGGCGTTATATCGCAATTATTGCACTGTTACTTTTGGCGGATAGTATGTCCCGCAAGCAACCTGTTCCTATGACCACCGGTACTCTCAGAACTGACACTGGACTTTTCACAGGAGTTACAAGCGGAGTGATTTTAATTCTTGGCGCTCTTACCTTCCTTCCCGCACTTGTTTTAGGCCCCATAGCAGAAGCGTTTCTGATTGCCAGAGGTGGATGA
- the kdpC gene encoding K(+)-transporting ATPase subunit C, with amino-acid sequence MSQLSKAVRSTLALWLLTAFLYPLFMLLCGQIALSFQANGSLITNSQGTVVGSALIGQPFNSDRYFWSRPSTVKYSISPEVTKTGISGASNLAPSNPELLKRIQVEVARLKQANIQPTADLVYTSGSGLDPHISIAAAQAQVRRIASTRNLNPAQIQTLVSQNIDGRFLGIFGEPGINVLQLNMALDALQPAS; translated from the coding sequence ATGAGCCAACTCAGTAAAGCTGTTCGTTCTACTTTAGCTTTGTGGTTACTAACAGCCTTCCTCTATCCTTTATTCATGCTACTTTGTGGACAGATAGCATTGTCTTTTCAGGCTAACGGTAGCTTAATCACTAACAGTCAAGGTACAGTTGTAGGCTCTGCCTTAATTGGTCAACCTTTTAATAGCGATCGCTATTTCTGGAGTCGCCCCAGCACTGTAAAATACAGCATAAGCCCAGAAGTTACAAAAACCGGGATATCAGGAGCTAGCAACCTTGCACCCAGCAATCCTGAACTACTCAAACGCATTCAAGTGGAAGTAGCACGACTGAAACAAGCCAATATACAACCAACTGCTGATTTAGTTTATACTTCTGGCTCCGGTTTAGATCCCCACATCAGTATTGCAGCAGCCCAAGCACAGGTGCGGCGTATTGCCAGCACCCGTAATTTGAATCCAGCCCAAATTCAAACTCTAGTATCTCAAAACATCGATGGCAGATTCTTGGGAATTTTTGGTGAACCTGGAATCAATGTTTTGCAGCTAAATATGGCTTTGGATGCTTTACAGCCTGCAAGTTAA
- a CDS encoding thioredoxin domain-containing protein, protein MLQRIKVYSYSIYHSSNSYIGIALAEKALHGLPVDIERRPIYIPKERGIKVADLQGRSESALLSSYHKEDCLRWAKKYGIEIRLKELEEFGRWVKRWEKMKFGRTSRESLLRSLWNWEGASA, encoded by the coding sequence ATGTTGCAGCGAATCAAAGTATACTCCTACTCGATATACCACTCGTCAAATTCATATATTGGTATTGCTCTTGCCGAAAAAGCATTGCACGGTTTACCTGTTGATATTGAACGACGACCAATTTATATACCCAAGGAGCGCGGGATAAAGGTAGCCGATCTACAAGGAAGAAGTGAAAGCGCCCTGTTATCGTCGTATCACAAAGAAGATTGTTTGCGGTGGGCGAAAAAGTACGGCATTGAAATTCGGCTCAAAGAACTTGAAGAATTTGGTAGGTGGGTCAAGCGTTGGGAGAAAATGAAGTTTGGTCGAACTTCCCGCGAGAGCCTATTACGCAGCTTGTGGAACTGGGAAGGAGCATCTGCTTGA
- a CDS encoding potassium-transporting ATPase subunit F gives MNNVFHFIGEKPNRIPLSLFLLLCLNVLLAPAVQAATPFAISRSASYAIALLGLMTLSVSIYLFVVIFQPEKF, from the coding sequence ATGAACAATGTATTTCACTTTATTGGCGAAAAACCAAATCGCATTCCTTTATCTCTATTTTTACTGCTTTGCTTGAATGTACTTCTAGCACCAGCAGTACAAGCCGCAACACCGTTCGCAATATCACGTTCTGCATCTTATGCTATTGCCCTTTTAGGACTCATGACTTTGAGTGTGAGTATTTATTTATTTGTAGTCATTTTTCAACCGGAGAAATTCTAA
- a CDS encoding sensor histidine kinase: MVDFKVRLLHKESPLGKSLLIAGLFVVALILEYSTPTEYVFGYLYTGPILLANSWLGRRGTFQATFVAVCLTMLNLVMPGGEVMKASTIASRAIAAIALIVTGVLSDRLRRSEEAIALTRAKLEAQEELSRVREDFASTLTHDLKTPLLGAIETLKAFEQEKFGAVSSAQQKVLSTMTRSHQTSLQLLETLLDIYRNDTEGLKLNLAPVDLAILAEEAASTLSELAASRRVYLSLNYGESDWRRSLWVKGDALQLQRVFTNLLVNAINHSRRGERVEIVLEPQASYQVVKILDTGAGIVPEQFSHLFERFYQGHSQRQAKGSGLGLYLSRQIIAAHGGIIWAENRVPFGAMFAFKLPVYPSQSSLTV; the protein is encoded by the coding sequence ATGGTAGATTTCAAAGTTAGATTACTTCATAAAGAATCGCCTTTAGGCAAATCTTTGCTAATTGCAGGTCTATTTGTAGTTGCATTAATTCTGGAGTACTCTACACCTACTGAATATGTGTTTGGCTATCTCTACACAGGGCCGATTTTATTAGCAAACTCCTGGTTAGGGAGACGTGGCACTTTTCAAGCTACCTTCGTTGCAGTGTGCCTAACCATGCTGAATCTTGTAATGCCAGGTGGCGAAGTCATGAAGGCTTCTACGATCGCCAGTAGAGCGATCGCAGCGATCGCATTGATTGTCACAGGTGTTTTGAGCGATCGCCTACGTCGTTCGGAAGAAGCGATCGCCCTGACTCGTGCCAAGCTAGAAGCTCAAGAGGAATTGTCTAGAGTGCGTGAAGATTTTGCTTCTACTCTCACCCACGATCTCAAAACTCCATTGCTGGGAGCAATTGAAACTCTCAAAGCCTTTGAGCAAGAAAAATTTGGTGCTGTCTCATCGGCACAGCAAAAAGTTTTATCTACAATGACGCGTAGTCATCAAACTTCCCTACAACTGCTAGAAACTTTGTTAGATATCTATCGCAATGATACAGAAGGCTTAAAACTTAACTTAGCACCTGTAGATTTGGCTATTTTGGCAGAAGAAGCTGCTAGCACTCTCTCGGAGTTAGCAGCTAGCCGTCGCGTTTATCTTTCACTTAACTATGGTGAATCTGATTGGCGGCGATCGCTATGGGTTAAAGGTGATGCTTTGCAACTTCAACGAGTTTTTACCAATCTTTTAGTTAATGCTATCAACCATTCTCGGCGCGGTGAGCGTGTGGAAATAGTATTAGAACCGCAAGCTTCTTATCAAGTAGTGAAAATTTTGGATACGGGTGCAGGTATTGTGCCTGAACAATTCTCCCATTTATTTGAACGATTTTACCAGGGACATAGCCAACGCCAAGCCAAAGGCTCTGGATTAGGGCTTTATCTATCTCGGCAAATTATTGCAGCCCACGGCGGTATAATTTGGGCAGAGAACAGAGTACCTTTTGGGGCGATGTTCGCTTTCAAGCTTCCCGTTTACCCGTCTCAATCTTCTCTTACTGTGTGA